A region of Clostridiaceae bacterium DNA encodes the following proteins:
- a CDS encoding amidohydrolase, whose translation MANDYFKNVFSAVDKHRDLILSAERHIWKNPEVAFKEWKTSAYMEKEFEKLGYKLTKAGNIPGFYTDMDTEIPGPKILIFGELDSLVCYDHPEADPQTGAVHACGHNAQCATLLGVAAALKENGIFDGLCGSVRLCAVPAEEGVDISYREGLRQDGVIRYYSGKIEFMYRGFFDGVDMAIMVHTTNKDKGFSITRGSNGNVKKKIIYKGVAAHAGAYPHNGVNALYAANLGLNAINALRETFKDEDQVRVHPIITKGGEAVNAIPSEVIMECYVRGLSNDSIYETNCKVNRALAGTAASMGARVEIHDRHGASPLINDMNLMEVAKEVMKEIVNCEDIEETGKFSAGCTDMGDISAVMPAIHPYVAGAVGRSHGNNFYINDPEQACIYPTKMIMGTIKLLLSNNAEKAKEILAKKNVRYSSKEAFLKDIDRFMFDMDAVTYKEDGSIVLLK comes from the coding sequence ATGGCAAATGATTACTTTAAAAATGTTTTTTCAGCTGTTGATAAGCATAGGGATTTGATTTTGAGTGCTGAGAGGCATATTTGGAAAAACCCCGAGGTAGCCTTCAAAGAATGGAAAACCAGCGCTTATATGGAGAAAGAGTTTGAAAAATTAGGTTACAAACTTACAAAGGCTGGCAATATCCCGGGTTTTTATACAGATATGGATACCGAAATACCCGGCCCTAAAATATTAATTTTTGGTGAGCTGGACTCACTTGTTTGTTATGATCACCCTGAAGCAGATCCTCAGACTGGAGCAGTTCATGCCTGTGGACATAATGCACAGTGCGCAACTTTATTGGGTGTAGCAGCTGCCTTAAAAGAAAATGGCATATTTGATGGCCTCTGCGGCTCGGTTAGGTTATGCGCAGTTCCTGCAGAAGAGGGTGTTGATATTTCCTACAGGGAAGGCTTACGCCAGGATGGTGTTATACGTTATTACAGCGGTAAAATTGAATTTATGTACAGAGGGTTTTTTGATGGCGTTGATATGGCAATTATGGTACATACAACCAATAAAGATAAAGGCTTTTCTATAACCAGGGGCAGCAACGGTAATGTGAAGAAGAAGATTATTTATAAAGGGGTTGCAGCTCATGCAGGAGCATATCCCCATAACGGAGTAAATGCCCTTTATGCCGCCAACCTGGGACTTAATGCTATTAATGCCCTGAGAGAGACCTTTAAGGATGAGGATCAGGTAAGGGTACATCCTATAATAACCAAAGGAGGAGAGGCAGTCAATGCTATTCCAAGTGAAGTAATAATGGAATGCTATGTACGTGGCCTAAGCAATGATTCAATTTATGAAACAAATTGCAAGGTTAACCGTGCACTGGCAGGTACGGCAGCCAGCATGGGAGCAAGAGTAGAAATACATGACCGCCATGGAGCCTCACCTCTCATTAATGATATGAATTTAATGGAAGTTGCCAAAGAGGTAATGAAAGAAATTGTAAACTGTGAAGACATAGAAGAGACAGGCAAATTTTCAGCTGGTTGTACAGATATGGGTGATATATCTGCAGTAATGCCGGCAATACATCCTTACGTAGCAGGTGCAGTAGGAAGATCTCACGGAAACAATTTTTACATCAATGACCCCGAGCAAGCATGCATATATCCAACCAAAATGATAATGGGCACTATTAAGTTGCTGCTTTCAAACAATGCTGAAAAAGCTAAAGAAATTCTGGCTAAAAAGAATGTGAGATATTCCTCTAAAGAAGCCTTTTTAAAGGATATAGACAGGTT